TCGGAAATCTTATAACCGAACGATAACATGATGTGCTGTGCTTTTGTAAAATCAAGGTCTTTATTGACGGATTCATTGCCTGTACTTTTCGTTTTAACAAAGTATACATCCATCTTTTCCATGCGACTGTACATTCCATAAGCCAACGCAAAGGTTGTTTTTGGAGTAGCTTGCCACTTCAGACCAACCCGTGGTTCTACAGACCATTTATTGTTCAGCGTCAGAAGTTGTCCATAGATTCCGGCATTAAGGGTCCAACGGTCGGTTAATCCCACTGATGAACTATTGTAGGCTGAAATCAGACTTGTATTACCTTTTCCTTGAGATACGATTTCCAGTGGTTCGGCTTCATAAGGAGCAATGGAAAGATCCATTTTGTAGAACATATTGGTATAGGTGACTCCTGTCTTATTGGTAAAACGGTTACTGAATTTACGATTAAAGGTAGTGGAAAATATCAGGTTGGTATATTTTGAACCAAGATCCATATATGGAGTAGACTCCATCGAATGGTTGAACAAGGTTGCTCCTCCGTCGAGTTGTGAATAGGTAGCCGCAATCGTGGTTTTCAATGACGCGTCATTGTTAAAGAAATAACGATGGCTGACACCTCCGGCTGCCATATATTGCTTGTCTCTTGATTCACTACGGTCGCCCCAATAATTCCACTTCTCTGTGTTCTTTTCAAAATCACTGGTGAACTTATCAATCAGACTTGTTCCCCAAACAGAGAAAGTTCCGGCTTTCTGTGTTGGAAAATTGAGTTTGAAGTTCAGGTCCTGATAGTCCATCTTCCCTCCTTCAAGATTCAGAAGTCCGGTCGTGGAATAACGGTAATTGAAAATATACGATGCTTTATGTTTCTTGCTCAAAGGACCTTCGGAAGCGACGTCGATCCCCATAATTCCCACTTGAATAGTATTTTCGTTCTTTTGGTTGTTGCCGTTACGCAATTTCATGTCAAATACTCCGGATACGGCATTTCCATATTCAGCTGGAAATGCTCCAGTGAAAAAATCAGAGTTCCCAAGCACCTGTGAACTTAGAGAGGAAAGGATTCCTCCACCCAATGTAGCGATGTCCGCAAAGTGATTCGGATTAGGAATTTCGACATCCTCCAGTCTCCATTGCAACAGATGAGGAGCATTGCCATGAATGGAAATACCGTTGGAAGAAACGCTGGGAGCCACCCCGGCAAAAGCGGAAACCAAACGTGCGGGATCATCAAACCCACCTGCATAACGGCTCGCTTCTTCTACGCTCAACATACGTGCTCCAGTGGTAGCCATCTTATTCATTGCTTCTTCTTTGTTGGTCCGCGCACGAATAATCACTTCGTTTAATTCGTTCACGCTTTCTTTCAAAGGTATTTCCAGATATATTTCCTTGGCGGAGGTCACCAGTATTTCTCTGAAAATGCCCGGTTCATATCCCATAAACGCAGCTTCTACGGTATGCCGACCGACAGGAACCTGTGGTATACTAAAACGCCCAAGACTGTCTGTTATCGTCCCCGCCCCCTCTTTTTCAGACAGCCTTACTGTTGCATACGGTATCGGATACTTCGAGTCTCCATCTATAACAATCCCCCGGATAGTCTGCACCGGACGTCCTTTACGCCCTGCTGTCTGGCTGAATGCTGTTACAGACACAAATAAAGCAACTACCAATAACAGCCATCCAACATTACGATATATTTTCCGGGAAAGTTCTTCATTTAGAACTTTTTCAAAGGTTTTGAGCACTGTCCCACATTCATCTAAAGAGACGCCCGACTGAATAGATATTTTCTCTAATAATCTAGTTTTATTCATCTTCATGATTTTATTCCGTTTTTATTTCGTCACGAAGATAAGGAAGGGATCAGCACTAAGCTTTCAAATGAGACGAACCTGTCCCGTTTGTAGACTAAATGCAAAATTGGCAAGATGAAAAATAAAAGAAAAAAAGAAGAATAAAAGTCACATCACTTTTAGAGGGTATAACCCATTCTAAAGGTGATGTGACTTTCATTAAAGTCCTTTGGTAATCACAGGCAACCCGAATAAGCCGTTTTGCAAAGTCAGAATCTTCGGCTGACCTGTCTTAGTCTTATTATAAGTAGAAAGAGATACATGCAATGTTGCTACATTCCCATTTTCAAAAGATACCTGCAAATAATATTCTTTACGGACCCCACCCGACACATAACGATGTCTGCCGACTTTACGAGTTTTCTTATACGTTTCCACATATTTTTTCTGTACCATGACTTTCTCTTCATGCGTGGAAGCAGAATCGGCAAACCAATAATTCCCGCCAAGAAACAGTACATAACTGATAGCACCGACACAAGCCAGATGGCAAAAACTATTAATAACTTTGCCATCCATTGTCGTCAGCCAAGTCCACCTTTTATAAAGGGGAATTGTTAGAATTGCTATTACAAAAGCCACTCCGACGGGTATCCACCAATCAACTAATGTATCTTCATAAACAACGTAACCGACGCCGCACGAAAAGATAAACACCAAAAGCATCAGTACACGAAGTACCTTAATAAAAATAGATTTCATAATATTGCAGTATATGTCTGCAAATATACGGAATTAGTCAGATAAAAGAGACAATCGCGCCATCAAATAGCAAACGGTAGATTCCGCTCCCTGATTTAAATTGATGTTATTTTCTTCCAGTCCGTCATAACAACCTCCAGTAGCCGGATTGTAAACAATCTGGTGTAAATGGTTATTTCCCAGAAACCAGTTGAAAGCATCTTTCTGCATACGAAGATATTTTTCCTCCTTAAAAAACTGATAAAAGGTTTTCAGAGCAATTACCATTCCCGCTACGTCCACGGGCTGTTCTCCAAATCCATGACTGCTCTTTCCTTTATGCATCCACCCCTGATTGGAAACCACCTGAATACGGTTTCCTACAAATACTTTCTTCAACAGAAATTCGAAAGATTCATAGGCTATTTTTTTATACTCCTCTCTGCCGAT
The Bacteroides luhongzhouii DNA segment above includes these coding regions:
- a CDS encoding TonB-dependent receptor → MKMNKTRLLEKISIQSGVSLDECGTVLKTFEKVLNEELSRKIYRNVGWLLLVVALFVSVTAFSQTAGRKGRPVQTIRGIVIDGDSKYPIPYATVRLSEKEGAGTITDSLGRFSIPQVPVGRHTVEAAFMGYEPGIFREILVTSAKEIYLEIPLKESVNELNEVIIRARTNKEEAMNKMATTGARMLSVEEASRYAGGFDDPARLVSAFAGVAPSVSSNGISIHGNAPHLLQWRLEDVEIPNPNHFADIATLGGGILSSLSSQVLGNSDFFTGAFPAEYGNAVSGVFDMKLRNGNNQKNENTIQVGIMGIDVASEGPLSKKHKASYIFNYRYSTTGLLNLEGGKMDYQDLNFKLNFPTQKAGTFSVWGTSLIDKFTSDFEKNTEKWNYWGDRSESRDKQYMAAGGVSHRYFFNNDASLKTTIAATYSQLDGGATLFNHSMESTPYMDLGSKYTNLIFSTTFNRKFSNRFTNKTGVTYTNMFYKMDLSIAPYEAEPLEIVSQGKGNTSLISAYNSSSVGLTDRWTLNAGIYGQLLTLNNKWSVEPRVGLKWQATPKTTFALAYGMYSRMEKMDVYFVKTKSTGNESVNKDLDFTKAQHIMLSFGYKISDRMNLKIEPYIQFLHDVPVMADSSYSVLNRSDFYVEDALINKGRGRNVGIDITLERFLEKGLYYMISGSWFDSRYRGGDGVWYNAKFNRNYVINGLIGKEWMLGRNKQNILSINLKLTLQGGDRYSPIDLEATMSHPDKEVQYDETKAFSKQYSPMLIGNYTVSYRINKRKVSHEFAVKGLNFTAAKEHYGHEYNVKTGKIDVSDNSTVLTNVSYKLEF
- a CDS encoding DUF2500 family protein gives rise to the protein MKSIFIKVLRVLMLLVFIFSCGVGYVVYEDTLVDWWIPVGVAFVIAILTIPLYKRWTWLTTMDGKVINSFCHLACVGAISYVLFLGGNYWFADSASTHEEKVMVQKKYVETYKKTRKVGRHRYVSGGVRKEYYLQVSFENGNVATLHVSLSTYNKTKTGQPKILTLQNGLFGLPVITKGL